The segment CACTCGCTGGGGTTTGACGTCACCGATGGGATGCATGTCTATGCGGCTGACTGGACGGAAAATTACATCAAGTTTTATGTGGATGGAACTTTGATCCGCACCTTGACCAAGGAAGAAGCAGACGGCGTTAAACTGAACGGGCTCGGCGGTTGGGTCATTGACCAAGGCCAGCGGGTGTGGATTGATTGTGAGTTATTCGATTGGGAGGGCCGTGTGTCCGAGTTGAAAGCTGACATGTTTGGCGACGAGGCCGTCTTCGAAGTGGACTACGTTCGTGTTTGGAAACGAGGATCCGATGGCAAGCACGGTCAAGACGATCATCAAGCAAACCTGATTCGTAACGGGAACTTTCAGACGAATCTGGATGGATGGGAGACACAAGGCACGGTTGCCATTCAGGATGTTTCCAAATGGAAGTTTTGGAAAGACAACAATCCTTCCCTGGACCCCAACGCGATGCAAATAGGTGCGGGCGGTACAGGATCGGCGAGTCAAGTGATTTCGGTCGAGCCGAATACCAAGTACCTCCTAACGGCGCACCTGCGAACTCCCGCAACCACGGGAACGTTAGAGCCTTCCAACCTTCGAGTAAAACCAGTGGTATTTCACGCAGGATGGATGGGCGTCGAGGACCACGGATCCCCCAGGCTGACCCGCAAGGTTTTTCACAATTGGTTTCAGTCATACAGCATCGAATTCACGACCGGTAGCGCCAACGAAACAGCGACGGTTTTCTTCAACAATACCGAGTCGCAACGAGGCGGGTTGTTGCATGTCGATGGTGTGACCGTCACGAAAGTGGACGACCTTCGGTAGGGGCAGGTTTCCGATTCGTCAATTCGAATAATCGAGTAAACAAGCCGACAAGGAAGAAGAAGACTTGGCAGTGCAACTCGCTTGCGCGTTTTGATGTTGCGTCCAACTTCACCCTCCCGCTTGCGGGAGGGTCGGACGCGAAAGCGGCCGGGGAGGGAAAAGCACCAGAGCAAGTCTATCGTAGTTTTATCGTATTGCCCCTTTCCTCGCTTAGGCTCGACTGTCCCGGAGGGAGAGTGAATTCTAAAACGACGTTTTCCTCAGTGTTTTACCGCTCGACATCCACTAAAAGATCGATTTGGCGCAACATCAAAACTTGCGCGTCGGTTAGGACATAGCAATCCTCGATACGAAGCCTCGTTTCCGCCCCGTCAAGCATTTGCGGCCGGAATGCTTTCCTCGGCGTGACAGGTGGATACCGAACGGCGTACGAGCGAGCAACTTGCTGTCCTGTCGCAAGTCGGCTCGGCGGCGCGATCGTGCTTTACATCGCTCGCTGTCATTGGCACGCTCGTTGCGATTCGTGTTCGTAAGCTTGATTCAAAACCTCTCTTTTCAATTCAAGCCTCGAACGAAGAAACGATCGTGAAAGCCGTAGGTTCGACTAAGGAACGGGCGGTAAATTACTGTCGCAGCTGACCCCGCTAGGGTTCAGCTACGGCACCGGTCGAACTGCGCGGGCTGGACGACGTTGTCAGTTGCAGCGCCGCCGACTGCTTGCATGGCCGCCAGTTTCCCGACGTGACAGCAAAGGAAGCGAAGGCCTCGCTGAGCATGTAAATTACTTCTTACCTGCGATAAAAAGTGAAGATAGCACCGAGAATCCGCTGACTTTCTGGCCGGATAACCACGCGAATTCGAGATGCCGGATGGCAGCCTATGCCATCCTCATTCACCATCAAAATCAATCCACTCTTCATCCAAACGAACAATGAACGACCGAACTTGCATTTGGCTGATTCTGATTTCCATGGCGGTTTTTCGCGTGTCGGTTAGCGCAGCCGAACTCGTGCCAGTCGGATTCGCCAGACAGGATATCACGCCCGACCGCGATGTGCGGCTCAGTGGATACGGTTCTCGAGACAACGTGATGACGGGAGTGCGTGACAAGATATTCGTTCGCGCCATGGCGATGGGAAAAGACGACAAACTTTGCGTGATGCTTTCGATCGAAGGCATTGTTGTCACAGCGGAACAAACGAAGCGATTGCTCGCGGGGATCGATGAACACCACTCCATCGATCGATCGCGACTGGTCGTCTGTTCGACGCATTCACATGCCGCGCCACAGATTTACGGTGGACTGACAAATCTGCTGCAAAATCCTCCTACCGAACCACAGGTCAAGGATCTCAAGGACTACTTGGACATTGTTCAACTGCAGAGCCTAAAGTGTGTCGAAGCGGCGATTAAGAATCAGCAACCGTGTCAGTTGACCGTGGGATCCAGCAGAGCGTCTTTTGCAGCCCACCGACGCGTGATCACCGATGGCGTTTGGTCGGGGTTTGGTGTTTCCGAAGATGGCCCCACCGACCGACGAGTTCGCGTGTTGGTCGCCCGTGATGGAAATGGAAAGCTTAGAGGTGCCGTCTATCAATATGCATGTCACTGCACGACGCTGGGACCAAGCTTTAACGAAGTGACCGGCGACTGGGCTGGTTTGTCAGCTGCGGAACTTGAAACCAACAACGACTCGGCAGTTTTCCTACCGGTGATCGGCTGCGGCGCCGATGCGAATCCCGAACCGCGCGACAGCTACGAGGCGGCCGTCGCACACGGCCACGAGATGGCTGCGGCCGTTGAATCGGTCCTCGCGATGGACTCGCTCACCTCGCTTCCGGGCACGCCGACGACTCGATTCGGATATGCGGGGCTGTCCGCAGAGCAACCCTCTCGTGAAGAGCTGACTGCGTATTTGGATGACCCCAAGGTCACTCGCCAACGATGGGCACGAAACATGCTCGACCTTTGGAATACCAAAGGGCGATTACCCGAATCCTATCCGAGTCCAGTTCATACCTGGACATTCGGCGACTCTTTGGCTTGGGTATTCCTCGGTGGCGAAGTCGTTGTCCAATATCAAATGCGGTTGGAAGACGAGCTCGATGCATTTGATGACGTTTGGGTCGCCGCCTACACCGATGATGTTTTCGCGTACGTTGCCAGCCAGCGCATGCGATCGGCTGGCGGATACGAAGTCGACTACTCGATGGTTTACTACAACCAACCAGGACGTTGGCAATCAGGAACCGAAAACTTGCTTGTTAATCGGGTCAAAGAGGTATTGCGATCACCAAAGCAAAATGAAGGGTTTCAATCTCCATCGGACTCGCTGAATTGCATGCGAGTGCCCGAAGGATTCAAAATCGACTTGGTCGCTGCAGAGCCGTTGGTTGTCGATCCGATCAACGTCGCATTTGCCGCCGATGGCAGTGTGTGGGTCGTAGAGATGGGTGACTACCCACAGGGTTCGCCGACCGGTGGGCGTGTTAAACGGTTAGAGGACACAACCGGCGACGGCACGCTGGATGCGGCTACGCTGTTTTTGGATGGCTTGGATTATCCGACGAGCGTTTATCCGTGGCGTGACGGAGCCATCGTCATCGCAGCCCCCGACGTTCTTTTCGCTCGCGACTCCGACGGGGACGGCAAAGCCGATGAGCGAGAAGTTCTGTTGACCGGTATCGGAAAAGCGAATCCACAACACCGCGCTAGTGGATTTGAGTGGGGTTTGGACGGCATGATCTACTTTGGCGCAGGCGACGACACCGAAAATCTGCATAGCTTGCGCGCTGACGTTACTGTAAACGTCAAGGGATGCGACGTCCGATGGGATCCGGAATCAGGCCATCTCGAAAGGCTTCCTGGTAAGACGCAATTCATCCGCTCACGCGATCGGTGGGGTCGTTGGTACGGAAACACTAATAGCGTTCCTTTGTTTCATTACCGAATCGACGACGTTGATCTATTAAAACGAAACGCGACCGTTTCGAGAAAACAGCTCGTGCTTGATCCGGGTGTGGCTCCGCCTGTTTTCCCGAGCAGTCGAACAGTTGATCGGTTCAACGATCTGTTCGCCAAGAATCGCATCACGAGTGCTTGCAGCAGTATCGTGCTACGAGGAGACGGGATGGGCCAAGCCATGGTTGACGCCGCTCTCGTTTGCGAACCAGTGCATAATTTGGTGGCGCGGTTCAGATTGCAAAGTGACCAGGCGACGGTGAAAGGAACGAGATTTGAACAAGACCAATCCTTGGACTGGGCAACGTCGACCGATACCTGGTTCCGGCCCGTGCGTGTCATCGAAGCGCCCGACGGGAGCGTCTGGATTGTTGATATGTATCGAAAAGTGATCGAGCATCCGCAATGGATCCCCGATTCTTGGCAACAGAGTCTGGATCTTCGTGCCGGTAGCACAGCAGGACGAATTTACCGCGTTTCAAAAGTCGATCATCTGGCACAAATACAGATGAACCTCGCTGATCCAAAAGACTATGCTCGCAATATCGCGAGTACCAGCGCCGCCGTTCGAGACCTCACGGCACAACAGATCAAACTCACCAGCGATGACGAAGCCCTTGAACCGTTGCGACGCGTCGCACGCCAGGCAACCGACCCCGCTATTCGACTTCAAGCCTTTGGCTGCCTTTGCTTCAAAGACTGGCACACCGCTGAGGACTGGGCACGCATCCTGAATGACAAGGAGCCCCTCGTTGTCGCAACTGTGATTCAACTCGCTCGACGAAAGTGGGAAACGGCTGGGAAACCAGTCGTTGCATTCACTCGGAAGTATTTGTCGGCGTCAACACATCATCCGGCTATCGACTCTGCATTGCTGCTTGCCCTTGCGAACGCTCCTTCTGCTGATGCGGATGCCCAGCTCACTCGCTTGGTTGACAGAACCTGGATGCGTGCATGGGGAATGGAAGCGATGTCGCTAGCATCAGTCGAAAGAGCCCCAATTGTTGTCAATCGATTGTTAACCGCAATCAACCTGGCCGACGCACAATTGGACCCGACGCAGTGGAACCAAACGCAAGACGGAATCGCGGCCCTCTGGGCGACTTGCAGGGAAAGCGATCAACAAATGATTCTCGAGCGATTGTTCGATTCAACACAAGCACAAATGACTTCGGCGCAGTTGATGATTGCGTTGGTCGTTTCCCCTCAATCGTTTGATTCCAGCGGCAAGCAGAATCAACTAATCAAACAGGTCGTCGACCGCGCAAGAGAGGAACTGCGATCGGGCGACCAGCCGATCAGCATGCAAGTACGAGCCGCTCAACTGCTGGGATGCTCTCTGATTCCCATTGAGAATCAACTTGCCGACTTGAAAGAAATGCTTCGCCCCGATCAACCTGGCGCACTGCGTCGAGCCGGTTTGGCAGCGGCGTACCGTATCGAGTCCGAACAGACGGCACAGTTATTGATCGATGCTTGGAAGCAACTACTTCCGGACGAGCGGACGACTGCTGGTGCAACGCTCCTGCAACGAAGGGACTGGACTCGCCGGTTTATTGAATCGTTGGTCGACGAAAAAATCAAGATCAACGACTTGGACGCTTCTACACTCAGCGGTCTTCGAAACTACGACGACTACGGAATCATGAAGAAATTCGGCAGCCTGCTTTCCATCTCGACCCCAAGCGAACGGAAAGATTTGATCGACCGTTATGTCGCAGAAATGAGCTCTTCGCCACAGGGCGAAATCAAGATCGCTCAAAAGCTATATCGAGAAAATTGTGCAATATGTCATGAGCCACCTTCGGATAAGTCTCAGCCGATTTCTGCATCGGTGCAGAGCCTTGGCCCGCCCTTGGCGAATCTAAAGAAGTGGAACACACTTCAATGGGCCACCGCCGTTCTGGACCCGAATGCGAACATTGAATCCAAGTTCAAACAATATCGAATTCTGACAAAGTCTGGCCAAGTCATGGCGGGCGTTGTGATCGACCAAGCCGAATCGGACGTGCGAATGGGATTGGCCGACGGCCGACAAGTCCTTATCGCCCGAGATAAAATCGAGCGAATCGAAGACTCTGGCGTTTCCATGATGCCCGAAGGTTTTGAAGCCAAGCTTTCACCCAAACAACTTAACCAAATCGTCGACTATCTTCGCAATCGGTGAGGCACTCTCTCGTGACCATCCACAGCCTCATCGAAATCAAACCAGCGTCCGCCGGTGACCCTAGAAGGGCGTTCCGGTTAACGGGCGAACCGACGCAGGACGACATAGAACACAGGTGTTAGGAACAGCCCAAAGAGTGTCACACCCAGCATTCCACCAAAGACTGCCGTCCCCAGCACGCGGCGCATTTCAAACCCGGCGCCCGTTGCCACTAGCAATGGAATCACGCCGAGGATGAACGAGAACGCCGTCATCAGAATGGGGCGCAATCGCAATCGGCACGCCGTGACCGCCGCGTCGAAACGATTCTTGCCGGCGTCCTCTTCGGCTTTGGCAAATTCAACAATCAGAATTGCATTCTTACATGCCAAACCAATCAAGACGATGAAACCGATTTGCGTTAGCACGTTGTTGTCCATGCCACGAAACCAAACGCCAACCAACGCAAACAACAAACACAGTGGCACGATTAGAATGATCGCCAACGGCAATAGCCAACTTTCATATTGAGCTGCCAATGCGAGGAACACGAACAAGACAGCCAGTGGGAACAGATACAAGATGGTGTTGCCCGCTTGCTTCTCTTGATACGCAAGTTCAGTCCATTCGTAACCGAACCCAGGTGGCATCGTTTCTGCGGCAATATTTTCCATCGTCGCCAATGACTGCCCCGAACTGAATCCCGGAACGGTCGACCCATTCAAATCGGCTGCGGGGAAGAGATTGAATCGCACAATCCGGTCTGGTCCAGCGGTCGACGTGACGTCGACAAGCGAACCGAGTGAAACGGTTGCCCCGCGTGAACTGCGCGTACGAAGATTAACGATGTCGCTAGCATCGTCGCGAAACTGCGGTTCAGCCTGTGCGGTGACGCGATAGGTCCGCCCCAGAAAGTTGAAGTCGTTGACGTACATTGAACCGAGGTAGATTTGCAGCGCGTCGAACACGTTGCTAACCGGCACATCAAGCATTTGAGCTTTGGTGCGGTCGACGTCGGCGTACACCTGAGGAACGTTCATACGCAGATTTGTAAACACCTGCGTTACGCCTGGCTGTGCATTCGCCTTTGCCAGCATCGCGTCCGCAACTTGGCTGAGCGTTTCGAGGCCCGCGCCACTCCGGTCTTGGAGGTACATCTTGAACCCGCCACCACGGCCAATGCCACGAATCGGCGGCGGCGGGATGATCAGGATTTGTGCTTCGTTGATCGCAGCAACCTCGCGACGCATATCCGCCACGATCGCTTGAACACTACGCCCACGTTCTGCGCGTTCCTTGGCATCTTCAAGCGGCAAGAACGTGACGGCTGCATTCGGCTTGATCGTGAACGTCGCTCCCGAGAGCCCTGCGATGCCCACTGCGTGCGCAACCCCGTCGATTCGGCCACCAATTTCCGCCACTTCGCGAGTGACTTTATCGGTTCGCGCGAGCGACGCACCGTCGGGCAAATTGATTGCGACAATCACGTATCCTTGGTCTTGATCCGGAATGAACCCTGTCGGCACCAACCCAAAGCTAAGCCCAGTACAGACAAGCAACACCGCGTACACCACAAACGAGAGGCCGGTTTTCTTAACGAGCCGAGCAATGATTCCGGCATAAATGTTGCTTGTAAAATCAAACGTTCGATTGAACAAGCGAGCCGGGTAAGTCAAAAGCCCAACCAGGGGAGCAAAGCGACCAGTCGATGCTTTCGAACCGTTCTCTGCACTTTGCTGTTTGTCTCGCAGCAAGATCGCGCACAGGGCAGGGCTAAGCGTTAGTGAAACAAAAGTCGAGATCGCTGTCGAAATCGAAATCGTCAAAGCGAACTGCTGATAAAACTGACCGCTGATCCCGGAAATGAAAACAGTCGGCACGAACACCGCGATCAAGACCAACGTCGTAGCAATCAAGGCAGAACCCACTTCGTCCATCGCCTTGTGCGTTGCCTGTCGCGGCGTCAAGCCTTCGGCAATCAAACGTTCGACATTTTCTACCACCACGATCGCATCATCGACGACGATCCCGATCGCCAGCACCAATCCGAACAACGACAATGTGTTCAGCGTGACACCGATGAACTGCATGATGGCAAACGTGCCGATCAGAGAAATCGGGATCGCAATCACCGGGATGATCGTCGGACGCCATCCATGCAGGAAAACGAAGACCGTAAAGATAACAAACAAGGTTGTAAGAAAAAGCGTGGTGATCACTTCATTGATGGACTCTTCCACATAGTCGGTTGGGTTGTATGCAATTTCGTAACCGATTCCCTGCGGAAACTCTTTACTCATGTCGGACATCGTCTTTTTCACCTCCGCAGCCGTGTCTACCGCGTTGGTTCCGGGGCGTTGGTAGATGAGTACCGCAATCGCCGATTGCCCGTCCAAGTAACTGAGTCGCGAGTAATCCTGGGCCCCCAGTTCGACGCGAGCCACATCGCGAAGTCGTGTGACGCGACCATCGTCGCCACGTTTGACGATGATGTCGCCGAATTCATCTTCTTGAATCAACCGACCTTGCGTGGTGACGTTCAATTGAAAGTCACCCGCATCCGGAGTGGGCGGCTGCCCAATCACGCCTGCGGCGACTTGCACGTTTTGCCCGCGTATGGCTTGCACAACTTCGCCTGCCGTCAAATCGACGTGCGTCATCTTTTCAATAT is part of the Rubripirellula reticaptiva genome and harbors:
- a CDS encoding family 16 glycosylhydrolase, whose product is MSFRAFYLLIFVMNLAAPVSRSVAQSDDLCAECLPHTDPENLGEWQVQNAFSDEFNDETRSSIWHVQGKDDGQGPYYNSNKGRNSQFIPEAISQSEGMLRIKSDWNPSFPFDEGYGVPPITTGALISKELLKYGYMEIKCRVGKSPMSGAFWAVGNGQSTGNRGELDVFEHVGQGWDSQKDNADISRTMQMSIHNWSRSLNDNLVNRRHWTQKHSLGFDVTDGMHVYAADWTENYIKFYVDGTLIRTLTKEEADGVKLNGLGGWVIDQGQRVWIDCELFDWEGRVSELKADMFGDEAVFEVDYVRVWKRGSDGKHGQDDHQANLIRNGNFQTNLDGWETQGTVAIQDVSKWKFWKDNNPSLDPNAMQIGAGGTGSASQVISVEPNTKYLLTAHLRTPATTGTLEPSNLRVKPVVFHAGWMGVEDHGSPRLTRKVFHNWFQSYSIEFTTGSANETATVFFNNTESQRGGLLHVDGVTVTKVDDLR
- a CDS encoding neutral/alkaline non-lysosomal ceramidase N-terminal domain-containing protein, translating into MNDRTCIWLILISMAVFRVSVSAAELVPVGFARQDITPDRDVRLSGYGSRDNVMTGVRDKIFVRAMAMGKDDKLCVMLSIEGIVVTAEQTKRLLAGIDEHHSIDRSRLVVCSTHSHAAPQIYGGLTNLLQNPPTEPQVKDLKDYLDIVQLQSLKCVEAAIKNQQPCQLTVGSSRASFAAHRRVITDGVWSGFGVSEDGPTDRRVRVLVARDGNGKLRGAVYQYACHCTTLGPSFNEVTGDWAGLSAAELETNNDSAVFLPVIGCGADANPEPRDSYEAAVAHGHEMAAAVESVLAMDSLTSLPGTPTTRFGYAGLSAEQPSREELTAYLDDPKVTRQRWARNMLDLWNTKGRLPESYPSPVHTWTFGDSLAWVFLGGEVVVQYQMRLEDELDAFDDVWVAAYTDDVFAYVASQRMRSAGGYEVDYSMVYYNQPGRWQSGTENLLVNRVKEVLRSPKQNEGFQSPSDSLNCMRVPEGFKIDLVAAEPLVVDPINVAFAADGSVWVVEMGDYPQGSPTGGRVKRLEDTTGDGTLDAATLFLDGLDYPTSVYPWRDGAIVIAAPDVLFARDSDGDGKADEREVLLTGIGKANPQHRASGFEWGLDGMIYFGAGDDTENLHSLRADVTVNVKGCDVRWDPESGHLERLPGKTQFIRSRDRWGRWYGNTNSVPLFHYRIDDVDLLKRNATVSRKQLVLDPGVAPPVFPSSRTVDRFNDLFAKNRITSACSSIVLRGDGMGQAMVDAALVCEPVHNLVARFRLQSDQATVKGTRFEQDQSLDWATSTDTWFRPVRVIEAPDGSVWIVDMYRKVIEHPQWIPDSWQQSLDLRAGSTAGRIYRVSKVDHLAQIQMNLADPKDYARNIASTSAAVRDLTAQQIKLTSDDEALEPLRRVARQATDPAIRLQAFGCLCFKDWHTAEDWARILNDKEPLVVATVIQLARRKWETAGKPVVAFTRKYLSASTHHPAIDSALLLALANAPSADADAQLTRLVDRTWMRAWGMEAMSLASVERAPIVVNRLLTAINLADAQLDPTQWNQTQDGIAALWATCRESDQQMILERLFDSTQAQMTSAQLMIALVVSPQSFDSSGKQNQLIKQVVDRAREELRSGDQPISMQVRAAQLLGCSLIPIENQLADLKEMLRPDQPGALRRAGLAAAYRIESEQTAQLLIDAWKQLLPDERTTAGATLLQRRDWTRRFIESLVDEKIKINDLDASTLSGLRNYDDYGIMKKFGSLLSISTPSERKDLIDRYVAEMSSSPQGEIKIAQKLYRENCAICHEPPSDKSQPISASVQSLGPPLANLKKWNTLQWATAVLDPNANIESKFKQYRILTKSGQVMAGVVIDQAESDVRMGLADGRQVLIARDKIERIEDSGVSMMPEGFEAKLSPKQLNQIVDYLRNR
- a CDS encoding efflux RND transporter permease subunit, translated to MKFPHFFIERPIFAAVLSFLIVLVGGITYFSLPVSQYPNVAPPTVLVRASYPGATPQVIADTVATPIEQEMNGVDDMLYMESSSSSDGTMQLTVTFKLGTDLDDAQVLVQNRVAIAESRLPEQVRQIGVTTTKQIPDMLMVVHLNSPDNSRDNLYISNYAFLRVRDALMRLDGVGEIRIAGGNEYAMRIWLDIEKMTHVDLTAGEVVQAIRGQNVQVAAGVIGQPPTPDAGDFQLNVTTQGRLIQEDEFGDIIVKRGDDGRVTRLRDVARVELGAQDYSRLSYLDGQSAIAVLIYQRPGTNAVDTAAEVKKTMSDMSKEFPQGIGYEIAYNPTDYVEESINEVITTLFLTTLFVIFTVFVFLHGWRPTIIPVIAIPISLIGTFAIMQFIGVTLNTLSLFGLVLAIGIVVDDAIVVVENVERLIAEGLTPRQATHKAMDEVGSALIATTLVLIAVFVPTVFISGISGQFYQQFALTISISTAISTFVSLTLSPALCAILLRDKQQSAENGSKASTGRFAPLVGLLTYPARLFNRTFDFTSNIYAGIIARLVKKTGLSFVVYAVLLVCTGLSFGLVPTGFIPDQDQGYVIVAINLPDGASLARTDKVTREVAEIGGRIDGVAHAVGIAGLSGATFTIKPNAAVTFLPLEDAKERAERGRSVQAIVADMRREVAAINEAQILIIPPPPIRGIGRGGGFKMYLQDRSGAGLETLSQVADAMLAKANAQPGVTQVFTNLRMNVPQVYADVDRTKAQMLDVPVSNVFDALQIYLGSMYVNDFNFLGRTYRVTAQAEPQFRDDASDIVNLRTRSSRGATVSLGSLVDVTSTAGPDRIVRFNLFPAADLNGSTVPGFSSGQSLATMENIAAETMPPGFGYEWTELAYQEKQAGNTILYLFPLAVLFVFLALAAQYESWLLPLAIILIVPLCLLFALVGVWFRGMDNNVLTQIGFIVLIGLACKNAILIVEFAKAEEDAGKNRFDAAVTACRLRLRPILMTAFSFILGVIPLLVATGAGFEMRRVLGTAVFGGMLGVTLFGLFLTPVFYVVLRRFAR